Proteins from a genomic interval of Cottoperca gobio chromosome 8, fCotGob3.1, whole genome shotgun sequence:
- the LOC115011808 gene encoding nuclear mitotic apparatus protein 1 has translation MMSKAPRWHETLVNSKPKQPAPKAAGKEPAALTVPASSGGKQADSKTSVSYGRSKSLGSRVSESTASISKAGDSLKRGSVSQQGHQSTRRVSRPGRQALRLCSSRSFSSLQTSSLIAAPFMKSSRSLSRLDQRSTGDDSDHAVPSSQVKKKQTAGKKAPDSGQQIRDNKDQFYGDEAEKMKTSSSSEQPESSSSLVSTTACHHHCNKVKKQTRDGVHTLCAMTSGMRHNWVQAVLNNVRSSPTADVTSSLSEQKAQLKSQHQDSQSAEGLEKVEHPNSLLQEHNTRGCAEETHEQQKRLQPEAELSSADGSSASSTISSHLSSHLSSPISPSASSARSTVSPPRQVVEGEGVTEASSCIERSGSASSISTTMLSNVEENDTLSSEQQTGQLVKENDLLSNSSSEQALASQRLHKINHDLRLELEAQKSSHEEAREVELRRRVDLLAQQAQLLVTGDATALAQAHIEQDRQQFNEQKMEWERCEASLKSQLSASEEQRKEAVSHFTQLQQELQSYNSLQQEADRLHKHLQEVTTQLQANEEAQAQKEARLEEHLMLLQASQDRERRSLAASLAKAEQHTQDLQKRLDMSELQVDSLNKTETWTRDIEEAQQQLQEELVCTVSAVQKLQEEREQLDQHCQELQNQLCEADEEVSRLQSRLKTDETHYYNLEHSYERVSEELQLALGREQQKDADTQDIREGYERLLDRKEQELSEVLLKMEVLGNSLEETEVKLNDMLKVCSCDFSQQKDKSSEPAQQKEGDTDLLTDRRPKFEHAGDAEKFMSVIQVLESKLYVTEEKLRDIMQRLEEHQSHTSCQDPLLCSQLTQSRATAQHLSLLLHSQAKQSQRFAQETESRCRMLVGRFQIALNIIRACRGRLQAAPINITDFDKQLAAVASCLQQGEKDAEEQQHESFNASKGEDKILNEETLAGAESNSKSPDTLFLEDDVESVGKCLMREVFVVEKMVSVLQSQHGIISLAPGEDDRDLAYRYKSIISQRIALKTEKRTHSGKAECDNNEPLQRVIGGVCAEAELIYAALKFQQQYESTTHVNNQEAEHQRKSLADVNPPELASYEEQVHGEGRGSEGAAKPVERDESNVQKVEAEKDPEWLERLTSRLQRRAKFLRHLCQEVSDGNGVEGSVDDNWENASAADLNWMQEQAKLIYLSDRLHSDLEHQQSEVLQDKLQALCEEQDSTLKDEQQAFNHTLCQLQEDNSVLREELERAEQNIISVETGNQTLLEDIQKIEDYHEERMNKLETGFQEKIRELQQIHEEEMKHVHAYYTKSSKEKQNKTCTETPPFTKTLPEQTAMERKTMLAGGEAAMREAYQKDKLEASCDQGLTAVEEMHKHLIGDLQKQHQAEVAALMKEKEKLLQEETAATMAAIVAMRRAHKQELEKSRHSQIIKESADITQLHVEYEKEIKLMHKELEVLSVQHTQKCLETSQLSQELQEERQSLMQYQKQNQELKKKQRETDEMSQLFSLNGKQSHVSPEVNDFYEMEVILRAREAEMQFLRQEACSLKDELQIARMDKIYAQNKLKALYTKSQDEARQDVQFGTWSLNRDASGQRLEDTVKNTSKAAFKKKTEKSSLTRQIRGVRSKSLKEGLSIQERMKLFESF, from the exons ATGATGTCCAAGGCTCCAAG GTGGCATGAGACCCTGGTAAACTCTAAGCCCAAACAACCTGCGCCGAAGGCAGCGGGGAAG GAACCAGCAGCGTTAACTGTACCTGCATCTAGTGGAGGTAAACAAGCTGACAGCAAAACCAGCGTTAGTTATGGAAGGAGCAAAAGCCTCGGCAGCAGAGTTAGTGAGTCAACTGCTAGCATCAGTAAGGCTGGTGACAGTTTGAAAAGAGGCAGCGTCAGCCAGCAAGGACACCAGAGTACCAGACGAGTGTCTCGCCCAGGCAGACAAGCTCTCCGCCTCTGCAGCAGCCGGAGCTTTTCGTCCCTCCAGACTTCCTCTCTCATTGCTGCTCCTTTCATGAAAAGCAGCCGCTCTCTCAGCAGACTCGACCAAAGATCCACTGGAGACG ATTCAGACCATGCGGTTCCAAGttcacaagtaaaaaaaaaacaaacagcaggaaaGAAAGCCCCGGACTCTGGCCAGCAAATCAG GGATAACAAAGACCAGTTTTATGGTGATGAGGcggagaaaatgaaaacaagcagCTCCTCTGAGCAACCGgagtcttcctcctctttggTTTCCACCACTGCATGTCATCATCACTGcaacaaagtaaagaaacag ACCAGAGATGGAGTGCACACGCTCTGTGCTATGACCTCTGGGATGAGACACAACTGGGTCCAAGCAGTGTTGAATAATGTGAGATCCAGTCCTACCGCTGACGTCACAAG CTCCCTTTCAGAGCAAAAAGCTCAACTGAAATCACAGCATCAGGACTCACAGTCGGCTGAGGGCCTGGAGAAAGTTGAACACCCAAACAGCCTTTTGCAAGAGCACAACACCAGAGGCTGTGCAGAGGAAACACACGAGCAGCAGAAAAGACTGCAGCCAGAAGCAGAGCTGAGTTCTGCTGATGGAAGCTCTGCATCGTCTACAATATCCTCCCATCTATCCTCCCATCTGTCCTCCCCCATCTCACCCTCCGCCTCCTCTGCTCGGTCTACTGTCAGTCCTCCACGGCAGGTGGTGGAGGGTGAAG GTGTGACTGAAGCATCATCGTGTATTGAAAGAAGTGGAAGTGCCAGCTCTATTTCCACAACAATGCTGTCAAATGTTGAAGAGAATGATACATTGTCCAGTGAGCAGCAAACTGGGCAACTTGTCAAAGAG AATGATCTTCTGTCAAACTCGTCTTCAGAACAAGCATTGGCTTCGCAGCGACTGCACAAGATAAACCATGATCTCCGCCTTGAGCTGGAGGCTCAAAAGAGTAGCCATGAGGAAGCCAGGGAAGTTGAACTACGGCGCAGGGTAGATCTCTTAGCTCAACAAGCCCAGTTACTGGTCACGGGCGATGCCACGGCACTCGCACAAGCCCATATAGAGCAAGATCGCCAGCAGTTTAATGAGCAGAAGATGGAGTGGGAGCGTTGCGAGGCTTCCCTGAAGTCCCAGCTGAGTGCcagtgaggagcagaggaaggaggCGGTGTCACACTTCACACAGCTGCAGCAAGAGTTGCAGAGTTACAACAGTCTCCAACAAGAGGCTGATCGCTTGCACAAACATCTACAGGAGGTGACAACTCAACTTCAAGCCAATGAGGAGGCACAGGCTCAAAAAGAGGCTCGCCTGGAGGAGCACCTCATGCTCCTACAAGCGAGTCAGGACAGAGAACGGAGGAGCTTGGCTGCTAGCCTGGCTAAggcagagcaacacacacaagaCCTCCAGAAGAGACTGGACATGTCTGAGCTGCAGGTGGATAGCCTGAATAAGACTGAGACTTGGACCAGGGACATTGAGGAGGCTCAACAACAGCTTCAAGAGGAGCTAGTGTGTACAGTATCTGCTGTGCAGAAACttcaagaggagagagagcagcttgACCAGCACTGTCAGGAGCTGCAGAACCAGTTATGTGAGGCGGATGAGGAGGTGAGCAGGCTGCAAAGTCGCTTGAAAACAGATGAGACGCACTACTACAATCTTGAGCACTCATacgagagagtgagtgaggaaCTGCAGCTGGCCTTAGGCAGGGAGCAGCAAAAGGACGCTGATACACAGGACATACGAGAAGGCTATGAGAGACTCCTGGACAGGAAGGAGCAAGAACTGAGTGAAGTGTTGTTGAAGATGGAAGTTTTAGGTAACAGCCTCGAGGAGACAGAAGTGAAGCTGAATGACATGTTGAAGGTTTGCAGCTGTGACTTTTCTCAGCAGAAAGATAAATCCTCAGAGCCTGCTCAGCAAAAGGAGGGAGATACTGATCTTCTCACTGACCGCAGGCCGAAGTTTgaacatgcaggagatgcagaaAAGTTTATGTCTGTGATCCAGGTACTTGAATCCAAGCTTTACGTAACAGAGGAGAAGCTAAGGGACATCATGCAAAGACTGGAGGAGCACCAGAGTCACACTAGCTGCCAGGATCCCCTTCTTTGCTCCCAGCTCACTCAGAGCCGAGCCACTGCTCAGCACCTCAGTCTGCTGCTTCACAGTCAGGCCAAGCAGAGCCAGCGCTTCgcacaggagacagagagccGCTGCAGGATGTTGGTCGGTAGGTTTCAGATCGCACTGAACATCATACGAGCCTGCAGAGGGAGGCTCCAAGCCGCTCCGATTAATATCACAGATTTCGATAAGCAACTAGCCGCAGTTGCTTCCTGCCTTCAGCAAGGAGAGAAGGATGCAGAAGAACAGCAGCATGAATCTTTTAACGCCAGCAAGGGAGAGGACAAGATCCTCAATGAAGAGACGTTAGCTGGAGCTGAGAGCAACAGTAAATCCCCTGATACATTATTCTTAGAGGATGACGTGGAAAGTGTTGGGAAGTGTTTAATGAGGGAAGTGTTTGTCGTAGAAAAAATGGTGTCGGTCCTTCAGAGTCAACATGGCATTATATCCTTAGCACCAGGAGAGGATGACAGGGATTTGGCATACAGGTACAAAAGCATAATCTCCCAAAGAATAGccttaaaaacagaaaaaaggacTCATTCTGGGAAGGCAGAATGTGACAACAATGAACCTTTACAGAGGGTCATCGGTGGAGTCTGTGCTGAAGCGGAGCTCATTTATGCTGCCCTGAAATTTCAGCAGCAATATGAGAGCACGACTCACGTAAATAATCAAGAAGCGGAGCATCAAAGGAAGAGTCTGGCAGATGTCAACCCCCCAGAGTTGGCCTCTTACGAGGAGCAAGTGCATGGAGAGGGCAGAGGTTCAGAAGGAGCTGCAAAACCAGTTGAAAGAGATGAATCGAATGTCCAAaaggtggaggcagagaaagatCCAGAGTGGTTGGAGAGACTTACATCCCGGCTGCAGAGAAGGGCTAAATTCTTACGCCACCTCTGCCAGGAAGTTTCTGATGGCAATGGAGTAGAGGGTAGTGTGGATGATAACTGGGAAAATGCTTCTGCAGCTGACCTTAATTGGATGCAGGAGCAGGCAAAGTTGATTTATTTGTCAGACAGATTGCATTCGGATTTAGAGCACCAGCAAAGTGAGGTGTTACAGGACAAACTGCAAGCTTTGTGTGAAGAGCAGGATAGCACATTAAAGGATGAGCAGCAGGCTTTTAATCACACCTTATGTCAGCTTCAGGAGGACAACAGCGTATTAAGAGAAGAACTAGAGCGTGCTGAGCAAAACATAATATCTGTAGAGACTGGGAACCAGACACTACTGGAAGACATACAGAAAATCGAGGATTATCACGAGGAACGGATGAATAAACTGGAAACAGGATTTCAAGAGAAGATAAGGGAACTGCAACAGATCCATGAAGAAGAGATGAAACATGTGCATGCTTACTACACCAAGTCATCcaaagagaaacagaacaaaacctGCACAGAGACACCTCCCTTCACTAAAACCCTACCAGAGCAAACTGcgatggagagaaaaacaatgcTGGCAGGTGGTGAAGCAGCCATGAGGGAGGCTTACCAGAAAGATAAACTTGAG GCATCCTGTGATCAAGGGCTCACTGCTGTGGAGGAAATGCACAAGCATCTGATAGGTGATCTACAGAAGCAGCATCAGGCGGAGGTGGCAGCACTgatgaaggagaaagaaaagcttCTGCAGGAAGAGACAGCTGCCACAATGGCAG CCATTGTAGCGATGAGGAGAGCCCACAAACAGGAGCTGGAGAAAAGCCGTCATTCTCAGATTATCAAGGAGAGCGCTGACATCACACAACTGCACGTTGAATATGA GAAGGAGATCAAGTTGATGCATAAGGAGCTCGAGGTGTTGTCGGTTCAGCACACTCAAAAATGCCTGGAAACCTCTCAGCTGAgccaggagctgcaggaggagagacaATCCTTGATGCAgtaccaaaaacaaaaccaggAGCTCAAAAAGAAGCAG agagaaacagatgaaaTGTCTCAGCTTTTCTCGTTGAATGGGAAACAGTCACATGTTTCCCCTGAAGTAAACGACTTCTATGAAATGGAG gtgATTCTGCGGGCGAGGGAGGCAGAAATGCAGTTTCTCAGACAGGAAGCTTGTTCTCTTAAGGATGAGTTACAGATTGCTCGAATG gACAAAATATACGCCCAGAACAAGCTCAAGGCCCTCTATACGAAAAGCCAAGATGAAGCCCGTCAAGATGTCCAGTTTGGCACTTGGTCTCTGAACAGAGACGCTTCAGGACAGAGACTCG AGGACACTGTGAAAAACACAAGTAAAGCTGCTTTTAAGAAGAAAACTGAGAAATCCTCCCTCACACGTCAGATCAGAGGAGTGAGATCAAAG AGTTTAAAAGAAGGCCTTTCTATCCAAGAAAGAATGAAGTTGTTTGAGTCTTTCTGA